The following coding sequences are from one Streptomyces venezuelae window:
- the mqnE gene encoding aminofutalosine synthase MqnE, with protein sequence MDAGLKRELEDKVRAGERLSREDGIALYESDDLAWLGGLAHEVRTRKNGDVVHFNVNRHLNMTNVCTASCAYCSFQRKPGEKDAYTMRIEEAVRLAKAMEGENLTELHIVNGLHPNLPWRYYPRSLSELKKALPNVSLKAFTATEIHHFETISGMPASEILDELIEAGLESLTGGGAEIFDWEVRRHIVDHRTHWEDWSRIHRLAHEKGLKTPSTMLYGHIEERRHRVDHVLRLRELQDETGGFQVFIPLRYQHDFVDMQDGKVRNRLQARTTMASGAEALKTFAVSRLLFDNVPHVKVFWVMHGLHTTQLALQHGADDMDGSVVEYKITHDADNFGTPNKLTREDLLGLIREAGFRPVERNTRYEAIREYEGPDPLLRETPQAMRV encoded by the coding sequence ATGGACGCAGGACTCAAGCGCGAGCTGGAAGACAAGGTCCGGGCCGGGGAGCGGTTGTCCCGCGAGGACGGCATCGCGCTCTACGAGTCGGACGACCTGGCCTGGCTCGGCGGGCTCGCCCACGAGGTGCGCACCCGCAAGAACGGCGACGTCGTGCACTTCAACGTCAACCGCCACCTCAACATGACCAACGTGTGCACCGCGTCCTGCGCGTACTGCTCGTTCCAGCGCAAGCCGGGCGAGAAGGACGCGTACACGATGCGCATCGAGGAGGCCGTCCGCCTCGCGAAGGCGATGGAGGGCGAGAACCTCACCGAACTGCACATCGTCAACGGCCTGCACCCGAACCTGCCGTGGCGGTACTACCCGCGTTCGCTCAGCGAGCTCAAGAAGGCGCTCCCGAACGTCTCCCTGAAGGCCTTCACCGCCACCGAGATCCACCACTTCGAGACGATCTCGGGGATGCCCGCCTCCGAGATCCTCGACGAGCTGATCGAGGCGGGCCTCGAATCGCTCACCGGCGGCGGCGCGGAGATCTTCGACTGGGAGGTCCGCCGGCACATCGTCGACCACCGCACCCACTGGGAGGACTGGTCGCGCATCCACCGCCTCGCGCACGAGAAGGGTCTCAAGACCCCGAGCACGATGCTGTACGGCCACATCGAGGAGCGCCGCCACCGCGTCGACCACGTCCTGCGCCTGCGTGAACTGCAGGACGAGACCGGCGGCTTCCAGGTCTTCATCCCGCTGCGCTACCAGCACGACTTCGTCGACATGCAGGACGGCAAGGTCAGGAACCGCCTCCAGGCGCGGACGACCATGGCGTCCGGCGCGGAGGCGCTGAAGACCTTCGCGGTGTCGCGGCTCCTCTTCGACAACGTCCCGCACGTCAAGGTCTTCTGGGTCATGCACGGCCTGCACACCACACAGCTCGCCCTGCAGCACGGCGCGGACGACATGGACGGCTCGGTCGTCGAGTACAAGATCACGCACGACGCGGACAACTTCGGCACGCCGAACAAGCTGACCCGCGAGGACCTGCTCGGCCTGATCCGCGAGGCCGGCTTCCGCCCGGTCGAGCGGAACACGCGGTACGAGGCGATCCGGGAGTACGAGGGTCCCGACCCGCTGCTGCGGGAGACCCCGCAGGCCATGCGGGTCTGA